A single window of Leptospiraceae bacterium DNA harbors:
- a CDS encoding GGDEF domain-containing protein — protein sequence MESGKSKDKEQEIRYLRKIIDAYEKVTKLSNKELIEAYKTISAQESVGNLAREELINATVSLEELRGRETKITEEIIKILDEDLTNEELILHKLEALSKNSTAGFFSDLFYVIANLELTEFEASEFWKEIYNHRVDMCNRMGRKVSFRVALLDHILENNRVIKNPKIIELNLFDSVVKNSVVDELTSVYNRRYFNLAIKREIKRAKRYNRPLCLFVFDVDDFKLFNDKYGHLVGDEVLRIIGVTLKESFRQEDTICRCGGEEFTVILPEVDINSALIACKRFGEALKKYSMEKLKEPVLVSGGISEFPVHGDTPEDLYNKADLALYRVKNSGKNNIIAYSDI from the coding sequence GGCAAATCGAAAGACAAAGAACAAGAAATTCGCTATCTTCGCAAAATCATTGACGCGTATGAGAAAGTAACAAAGCTTAGCAACAAAGAATTAATTGAAGCCTATAAAACAATTTCTGCACAGGAAAGCGTTGGAAACCTCGCGCGAGAAGAATTAATCAATGCAACAGTTTCATTGGAAGAATTACGAGGACGCGAAACGAAAATTACAGAAGAAATAATTAAAATCTTAGATGAAGATCTTACAAACGAAGAACTAATCCTTCATAAACTCGAAGCGCTTAGTAAAAATTCTACCGCAGGTTTTTTCTCTGATTTATTTTATGTAATCGCAAACTTAGAACTTACGGAATTCGAAGCATCTGAATTTTGGAAAGAAATTTATAATCATCGTGTTGATATGTGTAATAGAATGGGTAGGAAAGTAAGTTTTAGAGTTGCCCTGCTCGATCATATTCTCGAAAACAATAGAGTCATAAAGAATCCCAAAATAATTGAACTAAATCTTTTTGATTCAGTAGTAAAAAATTCAGTCGTTGACGAACTAACGAGCGTTTATAATAGAAGGTATTTTAATTTAGCAATTAAACGTGAAATTAAAAGAGCCAAGAGATACAATCGTCCACTATGTTTATTTGTTTTTGATGTAGATGATTTCAAATTATTTAATGATAAATACGGTCACCTAGTCGGTGATGAAGTATTGCGGATCATTGGTGTTACCCTGAAAGAATCATTCCGACAAGAAGATACAATTTGTAGATGCGGCGGAGAAGAATTTACAGTAATTCTGCCGGAAGTCGATATCAATTCTGCTTTAATAGCCTGTAAACGCTTTGGTGAAGCTCTGAAGAAGTATTCCATGGAAAAATTAAAAGAACCCGTATTGGTTAGTGGAGGAATCTCTGAATTTCCTGTTCATGGTGATACTCCTGAAGATCTTTATAACAAAGCAGACCTTGCTTTATACCGAGTAAAGAATTCCGGCAAGAACAATATCATTGCCTATTCGGATATTTAG
- a CDS encoding HEPN domain-containing protein encodes MLVKAKSKLKTARIDFENGQFEDSISRSYYCAFNAISALLLTKNLNFSSHN; translated from the coding sequence TTGCTGGTAAAGGCAAAGAGTAAATTAAAAACCGCTCGCATTGATTTCGAAAACGGTCAATTCGAAGATTCAATTTCACGTTCTTATTACTGTGCCTTTAATGCTATATCAGCTTTGCTTTTGACTAAGAATCTAAATTTTTCTTCTCATAATTAA
- a CDS encoding nucleotidyltransferase domain-containing protein, giving the protein MNDLAAISFSKKIKNKFPNILEGIWLFGSRARGDFSEHSDYDFLIVFKEKNRELVKSVRELEVDFLDEFDTLAASLIYDTSEWEKRKNFSIGRNILREGILL; this is encoded by the coding sequence ATGAATGACCTAGCTGCCATTTCTTTTTCTAAGAAAATTAAGAATAAGTTTCCAAATATTTTAGAAGGTATATGGCTATTTGGCTCTAGAGCACGTGGTGATTTTTCTGAACATTCCGATTATGACTTTCTAATTGTATTTAAAGAAAAAAACCGAGAACTTGTTAAATCAGTTCGAGAACTCGAAGTTGATTTTCTTGATGAATTCGATACATTAGCCGCAAGTCTAATTTATGATACTTCTGAGTGGGAGAAGAGAAAAAACTTTTCTATCGGTCGTAATATTTTGAGAGAAGGAATTTTGTTGTGA